The stretch of DNA CCGCTACTCTTTaaaacaaatactccgtaatatttatgGAAGCTTCTACAATACCATTGAGATGATATTTGTTTAAtggataatataataatatttatggaAGTGTGTACAATAATTGTAGCTAAGATGAGTACCCGAAGTAAGTTTGTTGTTCTTTGGATATTGAGATTATGACATGTAATAtgcaataataatgataaaaaaaaagtaattagttattagtcttgaaaaattaataaatagaagTGAGCATGATTAAACAAAAATTGACTAACACATATTAGGTTAAATGAGTATTATCATCTAGatgcaaaaaaaaatctcaGGATGGAAACAAAATAATAGGGTGAACACTAACCTTAAGAAATTGTTAGAAGATAAGCTACTCGTAACACCGTTTGATCAATATATAACATCTAAGCAAAATATGACTAGCACATGTAGCAAagaattaaacacaaaataaagaaaattggaCTTAACTTATAAAACATTATCTTCTAAATACATAACACAACATAAGAATTTTAATTCACACAACCAAGGAATCAGAGTAGATAATCCACCAAGATATAGCATGGTCAATACATTTATAATTATCTGAGTTGATCAAAAGGttagaaaataagaaagaaagaaaagaaaaaaaaaagacagttatatttttataattattacaaattttggTCAGATATCTTTTTAGATATTGAGTACAAGGTTAGTTATCATAAAATACACATACACTAAAGTAGGGATGCCAAATCAATCCAACCccgaaataaaaaatcaatcatCGCCGCCTCTCGACATGAATTCTTTTTGTGGAACGTGGGCCTAGTCGGAATACACTTAGAGCGGATATCTTGAAGATGTATGATTGTGTTGCTTGGATTCTTAAGTATCCATTGTCTTCGTGCCTAGAGAAGTGATTATTACCTAgcaaaatatatgttaaatacaGAGAAAAACATATATTAGGCTAATTAAACAGCAAATTTAACACAATTGGTCTTTTTATACACAGAAGGTCCTTTTAATCTTGTGTAATTCCCTGGTCACATCATTCATATACATGCGGTCCATTGGTGATCTTGAAGCACAAGTGAGTCCAATTTTGAAGatagagatgaagaaattgTGCATCTTGTTCTCTTCCATCCCCACCAAATTGCCTTGACTGCTCACCTCTTCATCTGGTTTTGTTCCATGCTGGCTTTCTAGGCAGGCTAAAAGCAATGGGTCTACTATCTCCATCACTTGTTTTGACAGTGCTATCTCAACGTAATCATAGAGACAACTACAACCGTCATTAAATAAATCATCCACGGGTCTCTTTGCGGTGAACATTTCCAGTAAAAGAATTCCAAAGCTATATACATCTCCTAAAGTTGATGCATGTGCTCCCATTCCATATtctaaattcaaataatttgtcaaagaaaaacaaattaaaccaaatgcCTTTGAGAATGGCTGTATGTATATCCcataaaaatatgatttaggatTTTGACTTTCTCATATAGATAATAATGATGGAAATATGTGGCAAAGCTATAAAATTTATTACCTGGTGGAACATAGCCAATGGATCCCTTTAATCCAATTGAAAAAGTCTGCTCTCTAGATGAATTTTCAACTATTTGTGAATAAAGTCTTGATATCCCAAAATCTCCAACGTGAGCAACTAAGTTTTTGTCCAGAAGAATATTACTTGGTTTTAGATCACAATGAATAACTGTTGATTCACAATCATCATGGAGATAATGCAATGCTGAAGCAACATCAATTGCAATGTTTAGCCTCTGAACAACACTCAAAAAACGTGTACCCCCATCACAAGAATGTGGATGTAACCATGTATCAAGATCCCCATTTTCCATAAACTCATAAACTAGAGCTTTGAACTCATTGCCCGAAGCATCACAACTTGAGCAAGATGTCAAAATTGGAACAAGATTGCGATGCCGTATGTTCTTTAACACATTACATTCTGTAAAAAAACTCCTTGAAGCGCCATTCTTTAGGAGGTCAAACACCTTTATTGCAACTAATTGTTCTTCACCTTGCTCAAATCTTCCTTTGAAAACAGACCCAAAACTACCAGTACCAATCAAATTTATGTCAGAGAAGCCACCAATGGCCTGGTGCAAATCACAATAAGTGATCATAGATAGCTTTTCAACTTTGCATAGCTTAGTAGATTTCTCCCTTTTGTCCTTCCTCAAGTGCAATGATAGAAAGGATGCAAAGACTAGAGCCACACCAACACATGTGAAGATAAGAACCATAAGTTTTATATGCTTTctatgttttcttttcttcacaAGACATGGAGGTAGCTTTAGTTCAGGTACACCACCACAAAGTTTTTTGTTTCCAACCAATGATACATTGTTTGCCTTGGCAAAAATTCCACTTGTTGGCACCTCACCTTCTAGATCATTGAAAGAAAGGTTTAAGTATTGCAAGAGAGGGAGCTTTTGGAGATCTCTCGGTATTTCTCCATTCAACTTGTTGTTTGAGAGATCCAAATACTTAATGTTTTTCAAGGAAACCAAAGAAGGTGGGATTTTTCCTTGAAAGAGATTAGCATGCAAATCAAGATATTCCAAGCTTAAACAATCCCCAATTGCTTCTGGAATTTTTCCTGATAATTTGTTTCCAGGGACGTCTAACACATTTAGTGTTTTCAATTTGCCTATGGCAGGAGATAAAAGGCCCGTGAATGAATTACTAGAGAGGTCAAGGTACTTAGACAAAGAAGGCAAGTCAAAAACTTGTTGAGGAATGGTGCCAGTAAGTCTGTTACTCGACAAGACCAGTTCATTCAAATTCCAAAAGTTTCCCACACTCGAAGGTATATTGCCATCTAAATTGTTGTTAtccatatatagtgaaaatagaGAAGTGAGGTTAAAAAGTGATGGTGGtatttttccagaaaattggTTTGTACCTAAATACAGTTTTTGTAGTTTTTGCAACTCACCTATCTCACCAGGAATAACACCCGACAAAAAGTTACCTCCAAAATGTAAACCCGTCAAGCCAACTAGATTTTTTATTCCTACTGGTATCGGTCCAGATAACTTATTCCATCCTAGAAATAATAAAGAGAGGTTGGATGAGAGGTTAGCTATAGTGTCTGGCAATTTACCTTCAAATCTATTTCTATGAATTGAAAATACATTCAAATTGCTACAATTTGACAAAGAGGCTATAAAATCCAAGTCAGTGAGGGGATCATTGCCACCAAGCAAATTGAGCTCAAGGTTCAAACGCTGAAGATCTTTCAACATTCCAAGATTACCAGGAACCTTGCCTACAAAATGGTTTTGTGATAACTCGAGATTTTGAAGCTTAGAGGCATTGGGGAATGAAACAGGGATGGTTCCATGGAATTTGTTGGCACCGAAAAAGAAATCTTTCAAGTTTGGCATGGTGTCTCCTATGTCGCTAGGAATGGTTCCTTGAAGTGAGTTTGCTGTCACtgaaaaatatgtaattgaagTCTTATTGAAGAAAGCAGAAGGAAGACTACCAGACAGATTGTTTGCAGCAAGTGAAAGCGCTTTTAAACCCCAAACTTTTGCAATCTCATGAGGAATACTCCCCTCCAAATGATTGTACAACAAGGCCAAAACTCTAAACGATGAAAAATTCCCAAAAGCTGGAGGGATTTCACCGGTCAACTGGTTATCACCCAGATTGAGTAACAGTAACTCCTGCAAAATATTCATCCCGAAgtgaaaaaagtgaaaaaagaaaaacaagaaaacaaattgatCATCTGAAAACAAATTTTTCGgcctttttttaatttcaatctgAGCCTATAAAATGTTTGAACAGACCTGCAAATAAACAAGGTTTACAGGAAGCTTCCCATGGAGGCCATTTTGATAAAAGTTGACAACCCTGAGTTGTAAACAGCTACTCAGGTTGACGGCAGCTAATTCTCCGGTGAGTGCATTGATAGACAAGTTGAGGTATCTTAGTCGAAACAAACGGCCAATTTCGCTGGGAATTCCACCGTGAATTCCATTAGCGCTAAGATCAAACCCCCCGAGGAATGTGAGATTTCCAATATGAGGAGATATGGTGCCAACCAAGCCCTTCCCAGGAAGCTCCAAAGCCACAACTCGTCGGTGTCGACGACCGCATCTCACTCCGGGCCAATCACAGTGATGCACGGAATCATTCCACGAATTAACTAACACTCCATGTGGATCATAAGAAATGTGGTGTTTAAAATCTAAAAGGGCAATTCTATCGGTTTCATTTGAGAGTGGAATTGTCGATACAGTGAAAGTGGGAAGGATAAGACATGATAGACAaaacaaaagatgaagaagagtgCGAAGTGCAGGTGGTGATGAAAAATAACAAGAGAGTAATATGGATTTCTCTTGCTTCATCTTCGTCACCTCAATCTCTACAACTCGATTATGATTGGGTTTGCAATTTTGCATATATAGATAAATTAAGCTTATGAAAAACTAATTCACTGATGAGTTtccatgtatacatatataatacccTGTGATGGAGATAGATGAACTAGAAGCTGAGAAGATGACCCGGGCCAAGATAGACAATCAGGACGAAGATATATGGATGACCAAAGTCCAAGATTGGAGACCTGAGGCCCAAGATTGGCAACCCGAGGCCGGCCTCCAAGGTCAACCCTGGGCGGCTAGCCATTCCCGCACCAAAGCCTCTCTCCAAATTCGTACATACCCGAATCAATTTGTTCCATTAACCTGCTTTGGATAGCAGCTCAAAAAGTCTAGTCTAATATCCTATTCGTACATACCCGAATCAATTTGTTCCATTAACCTGCTTTGGATAGCAGCTCAAAAAGTCTAGTCTAATATCCTATTATCAAAACAACttgaatataaagaaataaagttacgcgTACGCTACTAGCTATAGGTTTACGCTTGGTATCCTAGCATCCTGAACTCTATCACCTTAAttactaattgtaattttttgacAAGTTGCTCAACATTTGTAATTTTCTAACAAGTTGCTCAACATTTGTAATTTTCTAACTAGTTGTCTGACAAGATGGCCCACAGTaacatttatttatgttttggtggtttttttttttaaattaatttgaagTAAAATATGGAGTGCTTCAAGGTtcaacaaaattcaaataatagtTCCCTTCTTTAGTACTGCTGACTCTGTTAGAGTCCTAACAGGAAGGAAGGACAAAGAATCAAGAGTACTATAAAGGAAGGATAAAGAATCAAGAGTTGTCTAAGGCTCAAACTCACTTATCTCTGTGTAGGAGTGTAAACTAAGTGTCACTAAATCACAAGGCTTTTAGCAGTTCTTTTGTTAAATATAGGACAAAAGTAAGTGTATCCGTTTATGTGTATTACTTACGCATATGGATTATGGATGGACAATTGGGCAGCTAATGAGtttcaaaaaccaaaaaaaaaaaaaaaaaaaaaatcttcttttttttagtgGTGAGTGTAACACGCACACATTATTTGAAGGTGTGCATCAAAAAAATCTCACTCTTATGTAATAATACGTAAACGTACTACTAAAAGAGATAGGTAAATCGCATTAGAAAGCCTTGTGCGGTAAGATCGACAAAATTTCTTCTATGATACTTTAGGAGTTAAGTCAATTTATGACAttattttacaataatttacAACTTGAATTTGATTTGTTgaccttatataataatatacatatgaataaataaatttgtagtcCAAAATGGACTCAGCCACCCTTTTAGATCAGTTTTAATATacatatgaataaataaatttgtagtcCAAAATGGACTCAGCCACCCTTTTAGGTCAGTTGGTTGTTGACTAGTCGATTTTGGACTTAATTGAAAACCGGAGGCAAATACAACTTGCTGTGTTTCTTTTTTCagttttatattgttttttcttttattgtcATTATTTTCTTTGACTTCTTAAGTATTTTATTACTCTGTAagttttatgtgtttgtagttaataaattatgtacctttaatttatgacaaattatattatttatccGGCTTCAGATCACAATAAACTCTAtgctcacaattttaaaactctatattcacaatttcataactatatattcaacagtataacacaatttttgaatctatataacaaaattgtgaatattgagtaatgtaattttgtatattgaaatctaaaattgtgaatatagaagaTGTGTGTATAAAATTAGTTATCAACAAACAAATGTTGTACTGCATGGTCGGGGACtcgacttattattattaaggtcGTAGATAATTTGTATTGTGTTTGGATATTAATTGTATTACATTTGATAATGGTGTATAGGGGTGAGAATCGGCCGGGGCCTAAATAGTGGGTGGTGTAGCTTTTTGTCATTCTCTGATCTTCGAATTTAGGGTATGTAACATTGCCTAAATATTAATAATCTCGAGCACTAGGCTATTATATAGTTTAATTGATTTAGACGTACGGCTTTAACGTTGGATTGTACGCCTTAATCTAGCATTAATTGGTAGTTAGTGTAAGTTTGGATGGAGTGATTGGTCATGtttgtttaaatataatgtattgtatGTTGTTTAAATAAAGTTTTCTTgtcgtttttatttttttaaaaaaatagattatgaccctatttggtaaatagttagtctatcactcaattttggcttatttgaccactattaggtgtttaacatattaaaaaaaattaatataagtgtttggttaatcagttttttgtaattccaaaatgctaaaatttaaaaagttgctcataacaactttttcaattacctttttgagaaaagaaattatatcaaacaactaacggctaatttaccaaacacctttctacaatcagctaacagctatcaactaacaatcatttaccaaacatggcctttaTCAACTCaataatttagtgtaattgactagcTAACTGTTAATGTATGTATGAGACATTTATCTGTGACCAagcatcttgtgctcagatggcatgtagtgactctctcatatgggaggtgatgagattgagcctcagttgaggcgatattgactctttggacTCTTAAGTATGAATGAACAGATatggtataattttatttaacagattatgtacctaaaattaattgattgtgTACCTACTACAACACTAAATGTCGACCAAATAGatggaaaagagaaaaaagatcGCACTAATTTAAACAAATGACACTATTTTGAATGAGTCTATAATGCAAAGTAAACATAATTTTGAACCATGTTACAACCTTTAAAATAGAACTGACAAATATATTATACGTAGTGGCTATGTGCCTACGTTGTTCATTATTAAGGTGTAAAATTTATGAGGAGCACTAGAGCTCGTCATTAATCACTTTAAGGGAAAGAAAAATATCCTCTCTTTTCGTTTTGGATCATATGACATGGAAGAGAAATTTATCTATCATTATTCGAGAATGTGTACTAAGTACTCACTTTGTAATTCTAACGGGTCAATAAATCATTTTCCCAGGGAGTCAAACGAGATAAcatctgttttcaaaaaaaaaagatatctAGACTGGTGGGGACGGTTCTTTTCCTAGACTCCATTAACGGAGCAGTAGAAGTGTCGATGGGATTTCCTAAGCAAGCTATGCACACATTAACGCAAAACCACCACTTTCTTGCCCATGTTTCTGGAAAAATACTATATGTACCCCTATTTTTACTcctacataaaaaaaaatattgatatagACACTTATATTGGGACTCACATAAAAAAATAGCTTATAAGAGCATCACCATCAATGTATTATAAGGAAATAATGTCAGAAATTATGCCATGGTGGCAAGAGAGAGGGTATGAGAGAGAGTGTTTGGGGTTCATCTGCAAATTAGGAGTTATTTCTGACATTTATGACATCAAACAATGAAGCAAAGAGCATCTGCTGTGCGCGTTCACGCACAGCAGCGCCAATgcgggcgcgtgcagtgcacgcgcccgcCCCTTTGGCGCGCCTGACATAtgcatttaatttctttttgctttttaaattcagttttattttgttttttattcacacattcccattttctctttcctaatcacacttacaaaaactcctcaattaccgcGAAATATCCccctgataaggatgctctaagtgCCCGCCACATCAAAGattgaaatttataaaataagattTGTGAGTGCATGTAATAGAACTCATGTTTCTGCCTTTCCTAGCTAAACCAAATTTATGAATGAATTCAACAACAAACGTGGTACTCCTCAGGTGATAACATGAGGTCAGAGGGTTTCGAACTTTATAATAGTAAGTAGAAGATGTCAAAAGTCCCTCCTCCTCACTATAAATACAGTATTTATAGGGAAGGGAAGGGGGCACATGTCAGGCACTCGGCATGACTGACACGTGTTGCATGCGGTTAAGTTCGGGAATAGCGCCTCAATAGCCAAGTGGCTTAGATTTCTGGTTGCCCATTGTGACGTCCAGGTCCAGATCCTCAGGTAGCCTTGCTCGAGGTGCCCGTCCCGACCTAACTAGTTAGGATATCGGTCCCTGCTGCACAGCTAAGCCCTACTGTAGTTTCTAGCTATCTCGGTTATTACATTTAGGTCGGGAAGGTCAAACATATGGCCGGTCGAGGTCGGGAATAGTTCTCTTATGCAATTTGACTGGACACCGAGCTTATGCAATTTGACCGGATATCGAGCTAATGTACATTAGGTATATAGGGAGGTATACTCGAGGAATATTCCCTatcaaatagaaaaataatttggtgaaaatatatatgaacaatTAGACACTTATAAGATTTTCTTAAAATAAGATCGAGAGGATGATTTATTTGATAGCATtactttttataatatattgatcATATCTTTGCGAAGGTAGCTTAGCGTGAAAAATGGTTATTACCGTATAAGAATCAAATAACCACGTAAAGCATGCAcgcaaaaaaataataaagccAACAATTATAAAAGCTAGCCATAGTGATCGAGCTTCTAGCAACATAATCTTGTTAATTAAAGCCCtttatgcgcttataacttgaatgcggaagcacaaataacaatgaaccGTATGTAAaccaaattaatcaactaaacaatgttcatgattatggatctttaattaaaacaagaataaagataaagacttacttgattccattgagatgtaatctctaacctgaacaatcaagaatgcttcacctctctgatctgtataccttaatcacctcctgatgaTACGGAGACTGGAAAACTCAGAGACTAAAAACCTTATGATCAGAAACCATATTGTCCCTAGAGTTTTCctgggtatttatagatgtgatgagaaacCCTCTTTCAAGAGGAATGGGAAACTTCCTTTCAGGAATAGAAATCCCtttaggaatgtgaaacctcATTTTAGGATAACCCATatcctttttccattatacatcttttaacccttatatacttaaattttaacagaatgagagggagggaatttcacccagtaattccgcctttatacatcactaatcatcaacgtgagtccttatggaattacaacctttattttataaatcaatgttaggaaataattatttctaacagtctcccacttgattcatataagcatgaaacctttattatatgaatcaacgttaggaataaattatttctaacattctcccacttgattcatataagcatgacTTTGCATTTTCAATCCTTAATTTGAGCTcacttaatatgaaaatgtaaaagtCAGAACttcatcgaactttactaacCGAATCATGGCGGTTACAGGCCTGACATAGCGTCCTGCTCCCTTCCATGTATCACAGTTAATAAGAATTCGAACCATAGTAATAAGGTCAAAATCCGAaataaccttattccttatgtcTTAACTAAATAAGACCAATGTTATCACTTCTGAATTATGCATAAATAAGTGAtcaacatcaacaataacaaaatcaaaacctGAATAGATGTCTAAGAGTATCAACATCCCAATGTGCTAATCAAACATAAATCCATACATGTATGGCAGGATTCACCATTATACAAGGACTTTACCAGTATGCCCATTCTACCAACATGGCCAATGAAGGTTTTGGGCGCCAATCCCTTAGTCAATGGATCCGCGATAACAAGATCAGTGCCAAAAATTGCACTATTgatactcttttttattttgtacCTTCTCCTTAACGGACAGAAATTCCAAATCCATGTACTTGGCACCTCTAGTATATCTGTCGTTCTTTGAGAAGAACACAGTTGCCGCATTATCACAATGAATCCTCAATGGTTTGACTATAGTATCGACAATGCCCAAACCAGAAATGAAATTGCGCAACCATGATGATTTGAATCTGTAGCCTCAAAGCATGCTACAAATTCTACCTCCATAGTGGAAGGAGTAATGACAGACTCCTTCACACTTTTCCAAAATACTGCTTCACCAGCAAGTAGGAAAATATGTCCGAATGTGGAGTTTCTGTTATCCAAACATCCGCCATAGTCTGAGTCTGAATAACCTACAACCTTCTGGTTATTCTACCTTCTATATGTGAGCATGTGGTCCTTCGTGCCTTGTAATTATTGCAGGACCTTCTTTGCAGTTTACCAGTttatatctttctaaaactttgttAATGTAAGCCTTCTGGGATAAACCTAAAATCCCTTGTGATCTATCATGAAACATTTCTATTCCAATCACAAATGAAGTCTCACCCTTATCCTTtatttcaaagttcttagaaagataTTCCTTAATGCCACTTCCTATTGAGTTTGCACTTGATCATCAACTTGAgtttcaacctcatcttcatTTACAATAGCTTCCTTATGTGGAATTGGAGCATCTAGTTGCTGTTGTTCCAAAGTATTTCCATAACGCTGCACTTGCAGCAATAGGAACTACAGCAAGGAAAGGATCACTTGATGAAAATGGATCCATTAATGACTCCTTAATCTCAACATTACGAGCTCCCACACTCCCACGGACTTTGCTATTTTCAATGAAGCGAGCATTACCAGACTCAACAATCCTCGTACTACGATTAGGACAATAAAATATGTATCCCTTAAACCTTTATGGATATCCAATGAAATTACCACTAATGGTTATGGAATCCAATTTATTTCATGTGAATTATATATCCTCACTTTAGCTTGACAGCCCCAAATGTGAAGATGCCTCAAACTAGGTTTCCTTCCTATCAGTTCATAAGGTGTTTTAGAAACAACCTTACTAAGAACCCTGTTGAGTAAGTATGCTGTTGTCTTTAATGCATACATTCACAATGAAACAGGCAATATACAGTTTATTAACCATACTCCTAACCATTTTCATAAAAGTACGATTTTGTCTATTAGAAGAGCCACAGATATCTGTATGTATCAAGTAATCCCAAGTTTCTTGTGGCTGAGTGTTTTGATACATGTCTGACTTGCTATCTCCTTATGCAATCGACACATGCATCATTCCAGTCAATAAAATCCAATTGAGACAAAATTTCAaccttaataagtctcaatatCCTTTATTTGGATATATGACTAAGCCTTTTTACGCCACAAGAAAGTCAAAGATTCATTCGGTGCACTTCCTTTAACACTAACCTCACTCATAACATTAAACAAGGAATTAATAAAGTCTGCATTAAGATTGAAACAATATAAAGTATCCAACAAAACACTATAACCACAAAAAGGTGTTTTGAtgatacaaagaaaatattcGTTTCCAATCTTAAGGTTAAAACCCAATATATCCAACCTAGATGCTGAAGCAAGATTTCTAGAACATTCTGGAACATATAGACAATTCTCAAGATCAAAGCAAAAGCATGTATCTAGCTTAATGCTATAAGTTCCAATACCTTTAATTCTAGCTTTCAtcttgttcacataaaaagaaacTATTCATTTTCCCTTTGAGGTTGAAACATCAGAAAACCTTGCATAATGTTAGAAACATGTGTTGTAGCACCAGTTTCTAACCACCAAGTATTAGAAGGAACCtcaataaaattgaattcaaagcaTACTGAAACTGAATGTATACTTCTCCTTTCCATCCAAGCTATCCTCTTCAGGCATTCAGCCTTCTTGTACCCAGGTTTGTTACAGAAATAGCATTTATGCACTTTCTGAACGCACCTTGCACCTTCATAGGATGCTTGCCCTTCTTTTACTTTTAGACTTACTGCCATTATCACTAATATCATAACTGCCACCATTATAGCGTGACACAATAGTGTTCACTGCAACCTTTTATCTCACATATCAATTGCCTTGAGTTAACAAACCTTTATTCAGACTATGATATATAAACCTTAAGTTTGTATTTAAATCCGCCTTTGggtcaaatttaaatacaatgtcAATTTACCGACATGCATCATTCACACATACTTGAATGAGATTATTCATCaagttcaaatttaatatataggccATCTTTGGACATGCGCTACATATTAACAAAACAAGAATCATAATCTCCTAAATTGTCATTAATCACATGTCTGATCCACCTTTGGGTGACCGCTAGAACCATGTGTTAATGATCACAAATGTTTATCAATCCTTAGtgtcattcaatgatgcaaaatatcatgtgtataataaacatttgtaaacataaataattatttagctattaccttgagtgggccactttggtgactaatgcactcgccttatgctaataattcatttatgtgaataaaacttaatttatgttgtaaacataaacataaatgattatttagctATTTACCATGAGTGGGCCGCTTTGGCGACTAACACACTCGCCTTATgctaataaatcatttatgcgaataaaccttaatttatatgtcgttctattataacatataaattaagagtGGATCAAATCTCCATCCATAattgatcctttatatatacatatgagcCCAGAATTTAAAGCTAGTCCAAATGCTTTAAACAAACCGTAAGGgcccaaatttatatataatcccTTATATTTTAAGCCCAAATTAAATGAGTCTAGAATTTAAAGAGAGTCCATAATACCTTAAATAACCAAACAGACTCAAATTAATTAGCCCAACAAAATAATCCTCATTTTGTCTTTTCCTCTTCATACCTCCCACGGAGCCGGCCGGAAATCGGAGAAGCTCCACCGTATGCCCTCCGTCGTGGGAACCCAGCTACGCCACCATAGCTGTTCGTGACTCCAAGTTTGATTCCATTGCAGTAGTTGATTccaacattcatataaataatccAGTAATAGGAGTACACATACGTAATATTCGATTCCAGAAACCAACCAAATCaacttatatataatcaaacaatatatgtatatatttgttggtttcaattgattttgattCCACGAACATATTTATGTGAACAAGtcttaatttatatgtcgttctcttataacatataatacatgattAATAGGACAAACcatatactatataaatcatgtgATAACAAGTTATATTTGATTCCAATTCATGTACATA from Ipomoea triloba cultivar NCNSP0323 chromosome 7, ASM357664v1 encodes:
- the LOC116024748 gene encoding putative receptor-like protein kinase At3g47110; amino-acid sequence: MQNCKPNHNRVVEIEVTKMKQEKSILLSCYFSSPPALRTLLHLLFCLSCLILPTFTVSTIPLSNETDRIALLDFKHHISYDPHGVLVNSWNDSVHHCDWPGVRCGRRHRRVVALELPGKGLVGTISPHIGNLTFLGGFDLSANGIHGGIPSEIGRLFRLRYLNLSINALTGELAAVNLSSCLQLRVVNFYQNGLHGKLPVNLVYLQELLLLNLGDNQLTGEIPPAFGNFSSFRVLALLYNHLEGSIPHEIAKVWGLKALSLAANNLSGSLPSAFFNKTSITYFSVTANSLQGTIPSDIGDTMPNLKDFFFGANKFHGTIPVSFPNASKLQNLELSQNHFVGKVPGNLGMLKDLQRLNLELNLLGGNDPLTDLDFIASLSNCSNLNVFSIHRNRFEGKLPDTIANLSSNLSLLFLGWNKLSGPIPVGIKNLVGLTGLHFGGNFLSGVIPGEIGELQKLQKLYLGTNQFSGKIPPSLFNLTSLFSLYMDNNNLDGNIPSSVGNFWNLNELVLSSNRLTGTIPQQVFDLPSLSKYLDLSSNSFTGLLSPAIGKLKTLNVLDVPGNKLSGKIPEAIGDCLSLEYLDLHANLFQGKIPPSLVSLKNIKYLDLSNNKLNGEIPRDLQKLPLLQYLNLSFNDLEGEVPTSGIFAKANNVSLVGNKKLCGGVPELKLPPCLVKKRKHRKHIKLMVLIFTCVGVALVFASFLSLHLRKDKREKSTKLCKVEKLSMITYCDLHQAIGGFSDINLIGTGSFGSVFKGRFEQGEEQLVAIKVFDLLKNGASRSFFTECNVLKNIRHRNLVPILTSCSSCDASGNEFKALVYEFMENGDLDTWLHPHSCDGGTRFLSVVQRLNIAIDVASALHYLHDDCESTVIHCDLKPSNILLDKNLVAHVGDFGISRLYSQIVENSSREQTFSIGLKGSIGYVPPEYGMGAHASTLGDVYSFGILLLEMFTAKRPVDDLFNDGCSCLYDYVEIALSKQVMEIVDPLLLACLESQHGTKPDEEVSSQGNLVGMEENKMHNFFISIFKIGLTCASRSPMDRMYMNDVTRELHKIKRTFCV